The Sporocytophaga myxococcoides genome contains a region encoding:
- a CDS encoding Crp/Fnr family transcriptional regulator: protein MFEKVCNWFREHGILLSNEEADYLKENTKEIIIPKNTIIMSQGKSVDRLFFLNEGIVRLYRLHNDIDSTIDFVSWNEFVSSVFYIVNRQPSPCALETLTEVKALYWDREEILTIMKEVKCAGKIENTLLEILLNWTQDREIDRMCLTPEERYLKLIKNHPSIVQQVPQKYIASFLGIHQDSLSRIRKKISRQN, encoded by the coding sequence ATGTTTGAGAAAGTATGTAATTGGTTTCGTGAGCACGGGATCTTGTTAAGTAATGAAGAAGCTGATTATCTGAAAGAAAACACAAAAGAAATCATCATTCCCAAAAACACCATAATCATGTCTCAGGGAAAATCTGTGGATCGACTTTTTTTTCTTAATGAAGGAATTGTAAGGCTTTACAGATTACATAATGATATTGACTCCACTATAGACTTTGTTTCATGGAATGAATTTGTATCTTCAGTGTTTTATATAGTGAACCGGCAACCTTCACCCTGCGCCCTGGAAACACTTACAGAAGTAAAGGCATTGTATTGGGATCGTGAAGAAATACTTACTATAATGAAAGAAGTAAAATGTGCTGGTAAAATTGAAAATACATTGCTTGAAATACTACTAAACTGGACTCAGGACAGAGAAATAGACCGCATGTGTCTGACTCCGGAAGAACGCTATCTTAAGCTGATTAAAAACCATCCTTCGATCGTACAACAAGTTCCGCAAAAATACATTGCTTCATTCCTTGGTATTCACCAGGACAGCCTTAGCCGTATCCGTAAAAAAATCTCCCGTCAAAACTGA
- a CDS encoding UDP-N-acetylmuramate--L-alanine ligase → MKFNTQTIDNYFFVGIAGTGMSAIAQYLRGVGKKVAGSDRLFSKDKKMLIQEQFESMGIECFYQDGSGINETTQAVIVSSAIEDTNVEYQKAKEAGIPIIKRSELLAAISSEKKTIAIGGTSGKSTTTAMIFHILQENGKSPSLITGAGLTALQKKNLPGNAWVGDSEWLVIESDESDGSIVNYIPEIGIVLNIDRDHKEFEELIELFQTFKRNTKGKFIVNHDLELTRNLSQDTKNDFGTDAGAGFVAEHFKQTGFEIQFTLNGIPFKIPVIGRHNMENASAAVAASYMAGVSIEQAAKALESYVGIFRRTQLVGEKKGVYLIDDFAHNPAEVQAAIRSCQQIGNRVFAWFQPHGYGPLRFMHKELAERVIETLRPEDYYLMSDVYYAGGTVTKDISSDVVINEVIKAGKKALLFEDRNKMPDYFAKETRQGDVILMMGARDPSLAEFAETTFNQL, encoded by the coding sequence ATGAAATTTAATACTCAAACTATTGATAACTACTTTTTTGTAGGCATTGCAGGAACCGGTATGAGTGCCATTGCTCAGTATCTTAGAGGCGTTGGGAAAAAGGTAGCTGGTTCTGACAGGTTGTTTAGCAAGGATAAAAAAATGCTTATCCAGGAGCAGTTTGAGTCTATGGGCATTGAATGTTTTTATCAGGATGGCTCAGGAATAAATGAAACAACTCAGGCGGTAATTGTTTCTTCAGCCATAGAAGATACCAATGTAGAATATCAAAAGGCAAAAGAAGCAGGTATCCCGATAATTAAACGTTCCGAATTGCTTGCAGCAATATCTTCTGAAAAGAAAACTATTGCCATCGGAGGTACTTCCGGAAAGTCTACAACTACAGCAATGATCTTTCATATTCTTCAGGAAAATGGGAAATCTCCTTCTCTTATTACCGGAGCAGGTCTGACAGCTTTACAGAAGAAAAATCTTCCCGGGAATGCATGGGTAGGAGATAGCGAGTGGCTAGTGATTGAGTCAGACGAATCTGATGGATCTATAGTTAACTATATTCCGGAAATCGGAATTGTATTGAACATCGACAGAGACCATAAGGAGTTTGAAGAACTGATAGAGCTGTTCCAGACTTTTAAAAGAAATACAAAGGGTAAGTTTATTGTCAACCATGATTTGGAGCTTACAAGAAACCTTTCCCAGGATACTAAGAACGATTTCGGCACTGATGCTGGTGCAGGATTTGTGGCGGAGCATTTTAAACAAACTGGTTTTGAAATTCAGTTTACTCTTAATGGTATACCTTTTAAAATTCCTGTAATCGGAAGACATAACATGGAAAACGCTTCTGCTGCAGTAGCCGCTTCTTACATGGCAGGTGTATCGATAGAACAGGCTGCAAAAGCCTTGGAATCTTATGTAGGGATATTCCGTAGAACACAATTGGTAGGGGAGAAAAAAGGGGTTTATCTTATTGATGATTTTGCTCATAACCCTGCTGAAGTGCAGGCTGCAATTAGGAGTTGTCAGCAGATAGGCAATAGAGTATTTGCCTGGTTCCAACCTCATGGATATGGCCCATTGAGATTTATGCATAAAGAACTTGCTGAAAGAGTCATAGAAACATTAAGGCCGGAAGATTACTATCTGATGTCAGATGTGTATTATGCGGGGGGGACAGTAACTAAGGATATATCTTCTGATGTGGTTATTAATGAGGTGATTAAGGCGGGCAAAAAGGCACTCTTGTTTGAAGATAGAAATAAAATGCCAGACTACTTTGCCAAAGAAACAAGACAAGGAGACGTCATTTTAATGATGGGGGCAAGGGATCCTTCACTTGCCGAATTTGCTGAAACGACTTTTAATCAGCTTTGA
- a CDS encoding GNAT family N-acetyltransferase, producing the protein MTANKQKAKVIIKVKNTEYQELISVWESSVKATHDFLKVEDFNFYKELIPGFFENVTLHCLKNEKSKIVGFIGTNDGALEMLFVTANEIGKGIGKKLLLYAIERLNVTKVDVNKDNLQAVEFYNQFGFKIKSISDLDGFGKPYPILHMELANSQND; encoded by the coding sequence ATGACAGCAAATAAACAAAAGGCAAAAGTGATAATCAAAGTAAAGAATACAGAATACCAGGAGTTAATATCAGTTTGGGAGTCTTCAGTAAAAGCTACACATGATTTCTTAAAGGTTGAAGATTTTAATTTTTATAAAGAACTCATTCCAGGTTTTTTTGAAAATGTAACCTTGCATTGTTTGAAAAATGAGAAGTCTAAGATTGTCGGATTTATCGGGACTAATGATGGCGCATTAGAGATGTTGTTTGTTACTGCAAACGAAATTGGAAAAGGTATCGGAAAAAAACTATTATTGTATGCAATAGAAAGACTTAACGTTACAAAAGTTGATGTCAATAAGGATAATTTACAAGCTGTTGAATTTTATAATCAATTTGGGTTCAAGATAAAATCTATTTCTGATTTAGATGGATTTGGAAAGCCTTATCCTATTTTGCATATGGAGTTAGCAAATTCTCAAAACGATTAA
- a CDS encoding T9SS type A sorting domain-containing protein, which translates to MKHLLQLSKSVFAILLLFGTTNKTLACTGRDIVFTDISITSIVNGVYYYTYEIKNVGTVDITLGEVVLQNYVSTDNQVGGDAPAGGSFISHQNVSILSPGETFRGTYQANPFPQNPQSTYPYLIVHVSLSSSDECDKSNNYFVGFIQISTAIPTHSMAADAKLNWDVENKSFIVNEWSGAYSEIYYSIFSVSGVLMLNGIAQRNESTPLKGLSNGVYLLHLSDGDKEYLKRITYFR; encoded by the coding sequence ATGAAGCATCTGTTACAACTAAGTAAATCGGTTTTTGCAATATTGTTGTTGTTTGGTACTACAAATAAAACACTTGCCTGTACTGGCCGGGATATTGTTTTTACCGATATTAGTATCACTTCAATAGTAAATGGTGTTTACTATTATACTTATGAAATTAAGAATGTAGGGACTGTAGATATTACTCTTGGTGAGGTAGTACTACAAAATTATGTTTCAACCGATAATCAGGTTGGTGGAGATGCTCCTGCAGGAGGATCTTTTATAAGTCATCAGAATGTAAGTATTCTTTCTCCCGGAGAAACGTTTAGAGGAACGTATCAAGCCAATCCTTTTCCACAGAATCCACAAAGCACCTATCCCTACCTCATTGTTCATGTAAGTCTGAGTTCCAGTGATGAATGTGATAAAAGTAATAATTACTTTGTAGGATTTATTCAGATTTCTACTGCTATTCCAACCCATTCTATGGCTGCTGATGCCAAATTAAACTGGGATGTAGAAAACAAAAGTTTTATAGTAAACGAATGGTCAGGAGCTTATTCAGAAATTTATTATAGCATATTTTCTGTATCAGGAGTATTAATGCTTAATGGAATTGCTCAAAGGAATGAATCTACGCCTCTTAAAGGTCTGAGTAATGGAGTTTATCTACTTCACCTATCTGATGGGGATAAAGAATATTTGAAAAGAATAACCTACTTTAGATAA
- a CDS encoding T9SS type A sorting domain-containing protein produces the protein MKKYILIFISVILLSTSLKAQTTDTYVVADNPVGLSSCVDSIITLEDIYKIAEIRDLNDPNDDVSMYKMFRLQGSVITTEELTSIHYSDYPSVYVKKMNATNIHRGGIQVFLYLITPPTSLFNVDTLKYTVDKGATVNFTPDFFAKFTFFSSGKDLTSLNERILLTDESIGTEAPIGTNSTWSIVGKGKYKIRVQVAVCDPADFYYDSIYVIVNESPCLKLEIKEMPSLCRDEIVDITPYIYLDNHAATSSDLSQMSFTNKSLLGGTGETFNPAAMDMTQMVDKTSRFPQILITYQPNVALGMCTDYTYMPTLKVPTKLITSDIILTKNNNGTIANYTVEGDYYGFNDMFSKDVFKKLYVDNFTTVHAGTVMDFYSDAALTVPAPGNNLTPGTYYIAATNPDCSDDSTLFTVNVKNRDFDIFWQSAPALGKGYYTFTAPVYSGANYSWIVWGGSVISGNNTNQLTVYFSETASPSVSARCTITLPAARTTINGNNLTSAVYITSNESGDKEEIKPGITTPVISNYSESSLKAYPNPATETFSLSGSGLYDIKIYNSVGQLVLTNNSYKAETPIIIKNKGLHVVYATQNGNSKVIKVIIE, from the coding sequence ATGAAAAAATATATACTAATTTTTATTTCTGTTATTCTTCTTTCTACCAGTCTAAAAGCTCAAACAACAGATACCTATGTTGTTGCAGATAATCCAGTCGGACTTTCTTCCTGTGTAGATTCAATTATAACATTAGAAGACATTTATAAAATTGCGGAAATACGTGACCTCAATGACCCGAATGACGATGTAAGCATGTACAAAATGTTCCGTCTGCAAGGTTCGGTAATTACAACTGAAGAATTAACAAGTATTCATTATAGTGATTATCCAAGTGTATATGTAAAGAAAATGAATGCGACGAATATACATCGTGGAGGCATTCAGGTCTTCCTGTATTTGATTACACCACCAACATCTTTATTTAATGTGGATACCCTTAAATATACAGTTGATAAGGGAGCAACTGTAAACTTTACTCCCGACTTCTTTGCAAAATTCACTTTCTTCAGCAGCGGTAAAGATCTGACTAGCCTTAACGAACGTATTTTACTCACCGATGAATCTATAGGTACAGAAGCTCCAATAGGTACTAATTCCACCTGGTCAATTGTGGGTAAAGGAAAATACAAAATCAGGGTACAGGTTGCTGTATGCGATCCAGCTGATTTTTACTATGACAGTATTTATGTAATAGTAAATGAATCACCTTGCCTTAAACTGGAAATTAAAGAGATGCCCTCTCTCTGCAGGGATGAAATAGTGGACATTACACCTTATATATATTTGGATAATCATGCAGCAACCTCATCAGATCTTTCACAAATGTCTTTTACCAATAAAAGTTTGTTAGGAGGAACAGGTGAAACTTTTAACCCTGCTGCTATGGACATGACACAAATGGTAGATAAAACAAGCCGATTCCCTCAGATCCTAATTACTTATCAACCAAACGTTGCATTAGGTATGTGTACAGATTATACATACATGCCAACTTTAAAAGTACCTACTAAGTTAATTACTTCAGATATTATTCTTACAAAAAATAATAATGGAACAATTGCTAACTATACTGTTGAAGGTGATTATTATGGATTCAATGATATGTTCAGTAAAGATGTATTTAAAAAATTATACGTTGATAACTTCACCACTGTTCATGCAGGCACGGTCATGGACTTTTATTCAGATGCAGCATTGACAGTTCCTGCTCCCGGAAATAATTTAACTCCCGGCACTTACTACATCGCCGCTACAAATCCCGATTGTTCGGATGACAGTACACTATTTACAGTAAATGTAAAAAACAGGGATTTTGATATTTTCTGGCAATCAGCCCCTGCCCTTGGTAAGGGATATTATACCTTTACTGCTCCTGTATATAGTGGAGCTAACTATTCATGGATCGTTTGGGGAGGTTCTGTGATATCTGGGAACAACACAAACCAGTTAACAGTATATTTTTCAGAAACTGCCTCACCATCCGTATCTGCACGATGCACCATCACTCTACCTGCTGCCCGTACTACTATTAATGGCAATAACCTAACTTCTGCTGTGTATATCACCTCTAACGAAAGCGGTGATAAAGAAGAAATAAAACCAGGCATTACAACTCCGGTTATTTCAAACTATTCAGAAAGTTCGCTTAAGGCTTATCCGAACCCTGCTACAGAAACATTTTCACTATCAGGCTCTGGTTTATATGATATAAAAATATATAATTCCGTTGGCCAGTTAGTCCTTACAAATAACTCTTACAAAGCAGAGACCCCTATTATCATTAAAAATAAAGGCTTACATGTGGTATATGCAACACAAAATGGGAATTCAAAAGTCATAAAAGTTATTATCGAATAA